A DNA window from Megalobrama amblycephala isolate DHTTF-2021 linkage group LG11, ASM1881202v1, whole genome shotgun sequence contains the following coding sequences:
- the nfkbie gene encoding NF-kappa-B inhibitor epsilon, which yields MARSGGEKERKFELEDNRIDSGIESISISRDYGSLDISEEKDKLGTEERLDSAYVSSSLTVDSLGDLIEECKISDCENPTDCEYTEEEVNFLTTVTEDGDTILHLAIIHEEQRFAHWLIDLFPQELMDIQNNLYQTPLHLATYLNQPTVVKGLVEKKVLLELQDQEGNTPLHVACEHGFLECASEMVHSASHSKLANMLETQNWRGLTCLHVATLHKHHRLMRLLMKKGVDLNIQEGTSGKTALHMAVELHDVQAVTLLLNRGANVDAAMFNGCTALHLAVGRQDASIANLLCQAGADKMIRNMEDETALDLADGNDDILALFPFDDIQINF from the exons ATGGCGCGAAGCGGCGGTGAAAAAGAACGCAAATTCGAATTAGAAGACAACCGGATTGACTCTGGAATCGAATCGATATCAATATCCAGAGATTACGGGAGTTTGGACATCTCTGAGGAGAAGGATAAACTTGGCACAGAAGAGAGGCTGGACTCTGCTTACGTCTCTTCATCTTTAACAGTAGACAGTTTGGGGGATTTAATCGAAGAATGCAAAATTTCTGATTGTGAAAACCCGACAGACTGTGAATACACTGAGGAGGAAGTGAATTTCTTAACGACAGTTACAGAAGATGGAGACAC gatTCTCCATTTGGCCATTATCCACGAAGAGCAACGCTTTGCACATTGGTTAATAGATCTGTTTCCTCAAGAGCTGATGGATATTCAGAACAACTTGTATCAG ACGCCGTTGCACCTGGCCACCTACCTGAACCAGCCCACGGTAGTAAAGGGCCTGGTGGAAAAGAAGGTGTTACTGGAACTCCAGGACCAGGAAGGAAACACCCCTCTCCATGTGGCATGTGAGCACGGATTCTTGGAATGTGCCAGTGAGATGGTCCACAGCGCTTCACACAGCAAACTCGCCAACATGCTGGAAACACAGAACTGGAGAG GTCTCACGTGTCTCCATGTGGCCACCCTGCATAAACATCATCGTCTCATGCGGCTGTTGATGAAGAAAGGTGTGGATCTGAACATACAG GAGGGAACGAGCGGGAAGACGGCGTTACATATGGCGGTAGAGCTCCACGACGTGCAGGCAGTGACTCTGCTGCTGAACAGAGGGGCGAATGTTGATGCCGCCATGTTCAACGGCTGTACCGCCCTGCATTTGGCCGTGGGCCGACAGGACGCCTCCATTGCCAACCTTCTATGCCAAGCTGGAGCCGACAAGATGATCAGAAACATGGAGGATGAAACAGCCCTGGATCTAGCAGACGGCAACGATGAT
- the tcte1 gene encoding dynein regulatory complex subunit 5 has translation MSQSQSSRRPRSMYPPVKPVNAAADGQKMRSIIAEDPDWSLALVPFLTTLCLQHIINHFEENPILDQLMPNYKAYVLQRLPVSLPLTVTANLISDEGYWKRCCEFRWRLCDVSTYDNSWKRMFFERHLESIIELFIPDATDTKTILDLVPLCQNYVKRLNVSQLLPPIKEPPRFDEDDGSDCASDMGSEGPSMDHFDFRILLEKLPNLEELNVVYGVKGCGMNFEWNLFEFTFRDCESLAKALNSCKTLQVFRIHHSKVDDEKCCMLVSQLLDHPSLQELDFSHNHISDRGARAIGKLLNRSQLKRLVICNNQIRGSGAQALAHALARNATLTSLNLRLNRIGDEGGQALAQALMKNKTLVNLHLGGNNMTEPTAVVLSQALVENWTLKSLNLSNNRLGVDGGKLLEEGMSHNSSLVECDIRLTHVGQDSEYCITQALRANQIQAKIKHNYDPNAKV, from the exons ATGTCTCAGAGTCAGTCTTCACGGAGACCCAGGAGCATGTATCCTCCGGTGAAGCCGGTGAACGCCGCCGCTGACGGGCAGAAAATGCGCAGCATCATCGCGGAGGATCCTGATTGGTCGCTGGCGCTGGTTCCTTTTCTAACAACACTGTGCCTACAGCATATTATAAACCACTTTGAAG AGAACCCCATTCTGGATCAACTCATGCCCAACTATAAAGCATATGTCCTCCAGCGCCTGCCAGTGTCTCTTCCATTGACTGTCACCGCAAACCTCATCAGTGATGAGGGCTATTGGAAGCGTTGCTGTGAATTTCGTTGGCGTCTCTGCGACGTCTCTACATATGACAACAGCTGGAAACGCATGTTCTTTGAGCGTCACCTAGAGAGCATCATTGAACTGTTCATTCCAGATGCAACCGACACCAAGACAATCCTGGATCTGGTGCCACTGTGTCAAAACTACGTAAAGCGTCTTAATGTTTCTCAGCTGCTGCCGCCCATCAAAGAGCCGCCCAGGTTTGACGAGGACGACGGTTCGGATTGTGCCAGCGATATGGGCAGTGAAGGACCCTCCATGGATCACTTTGATTTCCGCATTCTGCTCGAAAAACTGCCGAATCTGGAAGAGCTCAATGTGGTGTATGGAGTGAAAGGATGCGGCATGAACTTCGAGTGGAATTTGTTTGAGTTCACCTTCAGAGACTGTGAATCCCTGGCAAAAGCCCTCAATTCCTGCAAGACTTTACAG GTCTTCAGGATCCATCACAGTAAGGTGGATGATGAGAAGTGTTGCATGCTCGTGAGTCAACTGCTGGATCACCCGTCCCTGCAGGAGCTGGACTTTTCACATAATCATATCAGTGACCGCGGAGCCCGAGCCATCGGGAAACTTCTGAACCGCAGTCAGCTGAAGAGGCTTGTCATCTGCAACAACCAGATAAGAGGTTCAGGAGCTCAGGCACTGGCTCATGCTCTGGCCAGAAATGCCACCCTGACGTCCCTCAACCTGAGGCTCAACCGAATCGGGGATGAAGGGGGTCAAGCTCTGGCTCAGGCTTTGATGAAGAACAAGACCTTGGTGAACCTTCACCTGGGGGGAAATAACATGACAGAGCCCACGGCTGTGGTGCTTTCTCAGGCCTTGGTGGAGAACTGGACCCTCAAGAGCCTAAACCTGTCCAACAACAGACTGGGAGTC GACGGCGGGAAGCTTCTGGAGGAAGGGATGTCCCACAACAGCAGTCTGGTGGAGTGTGACATTCGGCTGACACATGTGGGTCAGGACAGTGAGTACTGCATCACTCAGGCTCTACGCGCCAATCAGATCCAGGCAAAAATCAAACACAACTATGATCCCAATGCCAAAGTCTAA
- the tmem151ba gene encoding transmembrane protein 151B produces MSPAAPVTDSSAADVLHEQTDTPREVQRPSKQSLSKSLCRDSHWKCLLLSLLMYCCVIAMTWCQVTKVTRLSFDSAFKGKSMMYHDSPCSNGYIYIPVAFLVMLYVVYLVECWHCYSRNELQSKVDLESIAERVRRMQQATPCIWWKAISYHYVRRTRQVTRYRNGDAYTTTQVYHERVNTHVAEAEFDYGNCGVKDISKHLTGLESFPVTKLRFTKCFSFANVESENSYLTQRARFFTENEGLDDYMEAREGMHLKNVEFKEYMLAYADPDRLPWYASQCSFWLAAVLTLSWPLRVLTEYRTAYLHYHVEKLFGFDYVAVTPLDERPFCHHIPRVNTIDSTELEWHIRSNQQLVPSYSEAVLMDLAQQSSCNTFSPRGIGAAGGNGFGGYRQNCERCHRSISSSSIFSRSALSICNSSSPRLPFSSSRFSLGRLYGSRRSCLWRSHSSSLNDPSCPTESTRCLAGQSANEESPPSPPAYQDALYFPVLIIHRNEGCLSHDRHSLHRNGSCVETSL; encoded by the exons ATGTCTCCAGCAGCTCCGGTCACTGACAGCAGTGCTGCTGATGTCCTGCACGAGCAGACGGACACGCCGCGGGAAGTG CAACGACCCTCGAAGCAGTCCCTGAGCAAGTCTCTGTGTCGCGACTCGCACTGGAAATGCCTCCTTCTGTCACTGCTAATGTACTGCTGCGTGATCGCAATGACCTGGTGCCAGGTCACGAAGGTCACGCGCCTCTCCTTCGACAGCGCCTTCAAGGGCAAGTCTATGATGTACCACGACAGTCCCTGTTCCAACGGCTACATCTACATCCCAGTGGCCTTTCTCGTCATGCTCTACGTGGTTTACCTAGTGGAGTGTTGGCATTGTTACTCGCGCAATGAACTTCAATCTAAAGTAGACCTGGAGAGCATCGCAGAGCGCGTGCGTCGCATGCAGCAAGCCACGCCGTGCATCTGGTGGAAGGCCATTAGTTATCACTACGTACGTCGGACGAGGCAAGTGACTCGCTACCGAAACGGGGATGCCTACACGACCACGCAGGTTTACCACGAGCGCGTGAACACGCACGTCGCGGAGGCCGAGTTCGATTACGGGAACTGCGGGGTGAAGGACATTTCCAAGCACCTCACAGGCCTGGAGAGCTTTCCAGTGACCAAGTTGCGCTTCACCAAGTGCTTTAGTTTCGCTAATGTCGAGTCCGAGAACTCCTACCTGACGCAAAGAGCGCGGTTCTTCACAGAGAACGAAGGTCTGGACGATTATATGGAAGCGCGTGAAGGAATGCATCTCAAAAACGTCGAATTTAAGGAATACATGCTTGCGTACGCAGATCCGGATCGCTTGCCTTGGTATGCGTCGCAGTGTAGCTTCTGGTTGGCGGCGGTGCTGACTTTATCGTGGCCGTTGCGGGTCCTGACGGAGTATCGCACGGCGTACCTTCATTATCATGTGGAGAAGCTTTTTGGGTTCGACTACGTCGCCGTTACGCCGTTGGACGAGAGGCCGTTTTGCCACCACATCCCGCGGGTAAACACCATCGACAGCACAGAGCTTGAGTGGCACATTCGCTCCAACCAACAGCTTGTTCCCAGTTACTCCGAGGCCGTGCTAATGGATCTGGCACAGCAGTCCAGCTGCAACACATTCTCGCCTCGTGGGATCGGCGCGGCTGGCGGAAATGGCTTCGGCGGATACCGGCAGAACTGCGAACGCTGCCACCGCTCCATCAGCAGCTCGTCGATTTTCTCGCGAAGCGCGCTGAGCATCTGCAACAGCAGCAGCCCGCGTTTACCCTTCAGCAGCAGCCGATTCTCGCTGGGCCGTCTGTACGGCTCGCGACGCAGCTGTCTTTGGCGAAGTCACAGTAGTAGCCTAAACGATCCCAGTTGCCCGACGGAAAGCACACGATGTCTGGCCGGACAGTCCGCGAATGAGGAGAGCCCACCTTCTCCACCAGCCTATCAGGACGCGCTGTATTTTCCCGTACTTATTATACACCGCAACGAGGGCTGCCTCAGTCATGACCGCCATTCACTGCACCGTAACGGATCCTGTGTGGAGACTTCGTTATAG